The stretch of DNA GTCGTGCGCGGGGTCGGCGACTACGGCAACTGCGTCGGGGTCCCCACGGTGGGGGGCGAGGCGATCTTCGACCCGGCCTACGAGCGGAACCCGCTCATCAACGTGATGTGCATCGGCGTCCTCCCGCTCGAGCGCCTCATCCGGGGCGAGGCGGAGGGCGTCGGCAACCCGGTGATGGCCGTCGGCGCCCGCACGGGACGGGACGGGATCCACGGGGCGACCTTCGCGTCGGAGGAACTCGACGAGGAAGCCGTCGACAGCCGGCCGCAGGTGCAGGTGGGCGACCCGTTCACCGAGAAGCTGCTCCTCGAGGCGAGCCTCGAACTCATCGAGCGGGACCTCCTCGTCGGGATCCAGGACATGGGAGCGGCGGGGTTGACTTCGAGCGGGACGGAGATGGCGGCGCGCTCGGGCTCCGGGATCGACATCGACGTGGCGTACCTCCCAGTCCGGGAGAAGGGGATGACCCCCTACGAGATGCTCCTCTCGGAGTCGCAGGAGCGGATGCTCCTCGTCGCGAAGCCCGAACACGAGGAGGCGGTGCGCGAGGTGCTGGAGCGCTGGGACCTGCAGGCGGCGACGATCGGGCAGGTCACGGACGATGGGATGTTCCGTGTGCGCGAAGACGGCGTCGTGCGCGTCGAGATCCCGGTGAAGCCGCTGGTTGACGATTGTCCCACCTACGTGCGCGAAGGGGTCATGAGCCCGGCCACGGCCGAGGCGCGCAGGGCGGACCTGGAGGCGTACGGCGCCTTCGGGTCGGACGAGGCGGTGGAAACGGCGCTGCGGACGCTGCTCGATTCGCCGTCCATCGCGTCGCGGCGCTGGATCTACGAGCAGTACGACACCACGGTGCAGACGAACACGCTCGAGGGACCGGGCTCCGACGCGGCGGTGCTGCGGCTGCCCGCCGAGGGGCGCGCGCTCGCGGCCTCGACGGACGGGAACGGGCGCCACACCTGGCTCGACCCGCGCACCGGGGGCCGGGCGGCGGTCGCCGAGGCGGCGCGCAACGTGGCCTGCTCCGGGGCGCGGCCGCTCGCCGTGACGAACTGCCTGAACTTCGGCAGCCCCCTGCGGCCGGAGGTGTACTTCCAGCTCGCCGGGGCCGTCGAGGGGATGGGAGAGGCGTGCCGCGCGCTCGGGACGCCGGTGACGGGCGGCAACGTGTCGCTCTACAACGAGACGGGCGGCCAGCCGGTCTACCCCACGCCGGTCATCGGCATGCTGGGCGTGATCGAGAATCTCGAACGGCGCGTCCCCTCCGCGTTCCGGGGCGAAGGGGACGAGATCTGGATCGCGGGCACGACCCGCGACGAGATCGGAGGGTCCGAGTATCTCGCCGCCTGCCACGGCCTCGTCGCCGGCCTGCCACCGGCCCTGGAGCTCGAAGAGGCGGCGGCCCTCGTCGACTTTCTCGTCGAGGGGGCGGAGGGCGAGGCGTTCGCGTCGGCGCACGATGCCTCGGACGGAGGGCTTGCCGTCGCGCTTGCGGAGTGCGCGGTGCGGGCGGAAGGCGGGCCGCTCGGCTGCACGGTCGATCTCGACGCGGCGCCCGCCGGGGCGGACGTCTCGGCCGCGGGGCGCTGGTTCGGCGAGTCGCACTCGCGCGTCGTGCTGACGTGCCGGCCCGGCGAAGGCGAGCGGATCGCCGCGCACGGGCGGCGTCACGGCGTGCCCGTGGCGCGTGTCGGCGTCGTGGGCGGGCCGGACAGCCCGTGCCGGCTGACCGGCGCCGGCCACGCGATCGCCCCGCCGGCCGCCGAGCTGGCCCGGATCTACGAGGAGGCGATCCCGCGCCGCATGAGCGAGGAGGCGGGAATCACGTCATGAGGAGACTGCCGACGACCGGCGCCCAGGGCGCGGGAGGCGGAGCGTTCGAACTGGACAAGCCGCGGGAGGAGTGCGGAATCGTGGCAGTCAGCGGCTCCGACGCCGCCGCCGAACTCGCGTTTCTCTCCATGTACGCGCTCCAGCACCGCGGCCAGGAATCCGCCGGGATCGTCACGGTTGACGGATCCGGCATGTCGAGGGTCCACAAGGGCATGGGCCTCGTGGCGGACGTCTTCGACGACGAAGTGCTCGGCACGCTCGAGGGGTCGCTCTCGGTCGGGCACGTCCGCTATTCGACCGCGGGAGGATCGAGCCTCCGCAACGCGCAGCCGCTCCTCGTGCAGTACGAGGACAAGCCGCTCGCGCTCGCGCACAACGGCAACCTCACGAACGCGAACCAGCTCAAGCGATCGCTCGCCCGCGACGGCTCCATCTTCCAGACGGATGCGGACTCGGAGGTCGTCGTCCATCTCATCGCCCGCTCCC from Candidatus Palauibacter polyketidifaciens encodes:
- the purL gene encoding phosphoribosylformylglycinamidine synthase subunit PurL; this encodes MTRTSLERVEARPGDPGMSAALVAEHGLSPEEWEQILGFMGREPTFTELGVFSAMWSEHCGYKNSRPLLRTLPTESAAVVQGPGENAGVIDVGGGWGVAFKIESHNHPSAVEPYQGAATGSGGILRDVFTMGARPIAIFDSLHFGSLDSPQSRYLFDGVVRGVGDYGNCVGVPTVGGEAIFDPAYERNPLINVMCIGVLPLERLIRGEAEGVGNPVMAVGARTGRDGIHGATFASEELDEEAVDSRPQVQVGDPFTEKLLLEASLELIERDLLVGIQDMGAAGLTSSGTEMAARSGSGIDIDVAYLPVREKGMTPYEMLLSESQERMLLVAKPEHEEAVREVLERWDLQAATIGQVTDDGMFRVREDGVVRVEIPVKPLVDDCPTYVREGVMSPATAEARRADLEAYGAFGSDEAVETALRTLLDSPSIASRRWIYEQYDTTVQTNTLEGPGSDAAVLRLPAEGRALAASTDGNGRHTWLDPRTGGRAAVAEAARNVACSGARPLAVTNCLNFGSPLRPEVYFQLAGAVEGMGEACRALGTPVTGGNVSLYNETGGQPVYPTPVIGMLGVIENLERRVPSAFRGEGDEIWIAGTTRDEIGGSEYLAACHGLVAGLPPALELEEAAALVDFLVEGAEGEAFASAHDASDGGLAVALAECAVRAEGGPLGCTVDLDAAPAGADVSAAGRWFGESHSRVVLTCRPGEGERIAAHGRRHGVPVARVGVVGGPDSPCRLTGAGHAIAPPAAELARIYEEAIPRRMSEEAGITS